The region TATGATGGCATTGtgtggaataaatctttaaggattttataacctctcgaacagcggaccggctctcgctttatcatgacggtcggtttttggctttctctaccgaggtgctcgtccggctgaaccgggacacaattgcagtagttctcccagcgctaccttagctaatagaacagaacataaggtaccaaaacatgggagccgggcaaacccaaccgatgacccaagacatgattcggagaagatgcatatagtgctataagttcggggtgccgagcaaccgaaaaggtggtcggactttattgccgtactgtgaagcccctggtataACTAGGCGAACGCGAAGCGTGGCTATCATTTTCAGCAAAGGGGCGTTGACGATACACGACGGCTGGTGAGTATTTTCTAAGTCCatgcattgtagtaggatgatatgtctatgctaaGAGGTGTTATTTGGCGGAACCTGTGGTGGCCGAACTGGAGGGGGTTGTGAGTGGGTCAAGAAAGAATCCGAACTGTCTTCTACCTGCATGTTCCTACCAATGTGTGTCCAGGCTAATTCCACGCCGCCAACCTGTTCTGCGTCAATCGTTAGTTTTTAAAGGCAAATGTTTGAAAGCAGCTGGGCATCCTCTTGTGGTTGGTCCCAAGGGTTCCTTATCGGACCTTGGTGAACCCATCCATTATACTGTGAGGTAGCGCGGACTCCTCAATGGGCGTCCGGATAGTTGGCCTGAGTGATTTACCATGTGGGATCTAGTCGACGTGGTTTATCCCGTTGTAATGCGCGAAGGCCACCCATTGACGTGTCGTGATGCCCACATGGTCGGGATGCATAAAAAGTATGTGTCCGACGCTCCTCACGCTGGCCcgcatccgtcgaagatcaagtccccgcggatatccgcTGTATAGttaaagtttccgaacctgacttaGCGGCCGGggacatagctatcgatctgctccaggtggccaagcgaattggcccgcagtgcgaagccgccgaacacgaagacctatccggggaggaaagtctcgccccGGACAGcattgttgatgatgattgaaggagccatcgagcctgacagcgacgacacagaggaactctcaatgaaagcaccaatgtcagtgtcaaaaccggcggagggtcctgatctgtgcgtcaaggctgatggtaacagggagcaagggacacagatgtttacccaggtttgtgccctcttgatggagataaaaccctacttcctgcttgattaatattgatgatatgggcagtacaagagtagatctaccacgagatcgtagaggctaaaccctaagagctagcctatgatggtatgattgtaattgtgatcggccttctaaggaccaacctctccagtttatatagacaccggagagggctagggtttacatggagttggttacaaggaaggaaatataatattcggatcgccaagcttgcctcccatgcaaaggaaagtcccatccggacacgggccaaagtcttgagtcttgtatcttcacgcttcaatagtccggacgttgtacacagtccggctgtccagataccccctaatacaggactccctcagtcatgcacccttgaagagtggtctatttttattaaatctcgatagtagtgatacacatattcataatgttgaagccaaaagatgcagagttgataatgatagtgcaacttatttgtggcactgccgtttgggccatattggtgtaaagcgcatgaagaaactccatactgatgggcttctggaatcacttgattatgaatcacttggtacttgcgaaccgtgcctcatgggcaagatgactaaattgccgttctccagaactatggagtgagcaactgatttgttggaaatcatacatactgatgtatgtggtccaatgaatattgaggctcgcggcggatatcgttattttctcaccttcacagatgatttgagcagatatgagtatatctacttgatgaaacacaagtctgaaacatttgaaaagttcaaagaatttcagagtgaagtggaaaatcatcgtaacaagaaaataaaatttctcctatctgatcgtggaggagaatatttgagttacgagtttggtttacatttgaagcaatgcggaatagtttcgcaactcacgccacccagaacaccacaacaaaatggtgtgtccgaacatcgtaattgtactttactagatatggtgcgatctatgatgtctcttactgatttactgctatcgttttgggattatgctttagagacggccgcattcacgttaaatagggcaccatcaaaatccgttgagatgaccccttatgaactatggtttggcaagaaaccaaagttgtcgtttcttaaagtttggggctgcgatgcttatgtgaagaaacttcaacctgataagctcaaacccaaatcggagaaatgtgtcttcataggatacccaaaagagactattgggtacaccttctatcacagatctgagggccagatttttgttgctaaatttggatcctttctagagaaggagtttctctcgaaagaagtgagtgggagggaagtagaacttgatgaggtaactgtacctgctcccttattggaaagtagttcatcacaagaaccggttcctaagacaactacaccaatcagtgaggaagctaatgatattgatcatgaaactttagatcaagttactaccgaacctcgtaggtctaccagagtaagatccgcaccagagtggtacggtaatcctattctggaagtcatgttacttgaccatggcgaacctacgaactatgaggatcgCGGCGGGGTTCCTCNNNNNNNNNNNNNNNNNNNNNNNNNNNNNNNNNNNNNNNNNNNNNNNNNNNNNNNNNNNNNNNNNNNNNNNNNNNNNNNNNNNNNNNNNNNNNNNNNNNNNNNNNNNNNNNNNNNNNNNNNNNNNNNNNNNNNNNNNNNNNNNNNNNNNNNNNNNNNNNNNNNNNNNNNNNNNNNNNNNNNNNNNNNNNNNNNNNNNNNNNNNNNNNNNNNNNNNNNNNNNNNNNNNNNNNNNNNNNNNNNNNNNNNNNNNNNNNNNNNNNNNNNNNNNNNNNNNNNNNNNNNNNNNNNNNNNNNNNNNNNNNNNNNNNNNNNNNNNNNNNNNNNNNNNNNNNNNNNNNNNNNNNNNNNNNNNNNNNNNNNNNNNNNNNNNNNNNNNNNNNNNNNNNNNNNNNNNNNNNNNNNNNNNNNNNNNNNNNNNNNNNNNNNNNNNNNNNNNNNNNNNNNNNNNNNNNNNNNNNNNNNNNNNNNNNNNNNNNNNNNNNNNNNNNNNNNNNNNNNNNNNNNNNNNNNNNNNNNNNNNNNNNNNNNNNNNNNNNNNNNNNNNNNNNNNNNNNNNNNNTCCGGGGGGCGGGGCTGGCCGGCGAGGGCGACAGCGGCGGGGAAGGAGAGAGGCGGGCGCGCGGGGGAGGGGAGacaaagaaagagagagaggggagatgACACGACCCATTAAGtggaccttctttgccgtctgctggtagACGGCAAAGAGGGCGGCCGTTAAGGGCTGGCCTACgtctcctctttgccgtccgctggcggacgacaaagaacctGACCTAGCCACGCCGTGCCCTGTGGGGCCCACCTGGCCCTTTGTCGTCTGCCTTCCAGCTCTTTGctgtcagctggctgacggcaaagaatcagcTGACGACAAATACCCATTTTTCCATCAgccctttctttgccgtcagctttgtgGAAGCGTACGACAAagagcctctttgccgtcagctggacgATGACAAAGATGTGGCAGACGGCAaattgccagattccagtagtgtttgattaacgagctagtcaagtagagacatactagggacactatgttttgtctatgtattcacacatgtactaagtttccggttaatacaattctagcatgaataataaacatttatcatgatataaggaaatgtataaataacaactttattattgcctctagggcatatttctttcaccaTATGCATACAAAGTCTGCTATTCCCCGCAACCACTTCAGGCTTTAGGAATTCTATCCAGGCCAGTAAGGACGCATTTGGTAGCCTGTATTAGGCCCAGCCAGGCCCGCGCGGGATGAAAATGGGTTGTTTGGATGCTTGTGTTTACTGTGTGGCCCCCATAGCATGAACCTCAAAGCACCCCTCAGCCTAGCCTGATAGGAACGGCTGAATCGACCATTTCCAGTGAGCCAGGCTCGAGCGATGCATGGGAGGGAGATGGCGGGAGCGATGGCGCATCTCCAAAAAAGTGGCGGACTGAATTTGAGTCACCGCACACCGATTCGGTCGCCCTATATATCGAGGGTCACCGCCGCGACAAAACTCCCACCACCATTTCCCCCCTCTCGAGCTTTCCCTCCGGCGCGGATCCACTTTGACAACAAGGCAAGCGGCGCATCTACTCCAGCGACCGGTTGACTGCGGCGGCGGGTAAGCTCCTCCTCCTCTCTGATGTGTCAGGCACCTGCTCCGCGGCCGTTGTGATGGCCTATGTAAGTTCAATCACCACCTACTCTTTTCTAGTTCTAGCTAGATCTGTCCATGTGCTAAGGTTAAGTCGTCTAATCTGTTTGACTGTGATGGTGTAGTAGTAGTTGTGATGGATTTGGAGCATGCTAGGGGTTGTTTCCATGTGGGCAAGTGTTGGTAGTTAGTGGTCATGGATGAATCGGTGGTATGATAGTGTGCAAGTGTTGAACAAGATCATCCATGTGTCCATGATTAGTGCTCTGTTCTCCATGATTAGTGCTCTATTATGTTGTGGTATGCTTTAGCTGTGGTATGCTTGCGCATGTGTTACTGCTAGTTCAATCTGTCCATGGTGTAATGCTAGTTCAATCTACTGCTAGTTCGATCTGTCCATGTTGTACTGCTAGTTCATATTGTCCACGTGTAGTGTTTTGTGGTGTTGATGACACTTACATttgtaggacatgaccacacaAGAGTTTAATCAGGCCATCGTGCTGTCCGAGAGCCAGTTCCCACCATCCTACATCGAGGACTCCCAGCCTCCTCTGGAACAGATGCCTCTTGATTCAGAGTTTTTGAGGTGCCACCTACGGTTCCTCCATTTGTGCTAGCTCAGCCCAATGTTCTTGCTCATGCTCCTGCTCTAAAGGCAGCAGCAAAGGAGAATAAGGATGGCAGGGGGAACAACATGAAATGGCAGTCGTTCCTCTCCACTTTTGTGCTTAACAAGATGTGTGAGATCATAGCTAGCAGGGTGaggactgacaagggcttcaaggaggtgcacttgaaccTTGTTGCAAACCAGGTATTCAACTTCTATGGACAGGAGGTCACCTTGacccaggtgtacaaccacctAAGGAAGTGGAGAGCGAGGTGGATCACTACATCAAAGCTCAGAGACATCAGCGGTGCTTCATGGGATGAGGACACCTGCTCAATCCttctggaggcagagcactacCAAGGCCACGTCGCAGTTAGCTCACAAACCATGCCATTCTAACAAACCAGCAGTTCAAGCCTATGAACCATTACCATACTAACTAACCTCTCTGCCCTGTTTCTTCTTAGGCTCACCCCAAGGATGCAGAGTTCCTCAACACCCCTATCCAGAACTACCACCAGATGCAGCAGATCTTCTCCTTCAGCCTGGCAACCGGCAAGCATGCCATGGGCTCTAGTCAGCCACTGGGCTCGCCTCTGCCGGAGTATCCAGACACCCGAGAGTCAGACACCATCAATGTTGATGCTCCTGAGAAGGATGGTGAGCACGTTCCTATGCTCGATAGGAAGAGGAAGCGGGCGGGCTAAATGGAGGAGGAGCTGagtgttgggaaatgttgcatggaaaacaaaaaaagttctatgcacacgcaagatctatccatggagatgcatagcaacgagaggggagagtgtgtctatgtaccctcgtagaccgtaagcagaagcgtttagtaacgcggttgatgtagtcgaacttcttcgcgatccaaccgataaagtaccgaacgtacggcacctccgcgttcaacgcacATTCAGCTCGGTtacgtccttgccttcttgatctggAAAGATGGCGAAGTAGTGTATGAGTACcgacagcatgatggcatggtgtcggtggtggtgatgctatctctgcagggcttcgcctaagcactatgagaatatgaccgagggacgaaactgtggagaggggcgccgcacatggctaaaataTTTTCGTGGTtttgtgtggcgcccccctcccacatagGTTGGGGGAGAGGGGagcagccaggaggcgccccaagtagggctGAATcttacttgggctcctgccctagccgcgcccccttaccatatttgccggaggggaaatcaaatgggaggagagggaaggaagggggaggtcgaCTCCCCACTTTCCTTATCTCCCCAAGGGTTGCGGCCTAGGAGGGGAGTGCcagcccttgtgggctggtgtgttcccccctttggcccatatgggccattaacctcccgggttacccggaaccccttctgctgatccgatgactacccggtgcactccgaaactcttttggtgtctgaatatcatcgtcctatatatcaatctttacctccagaccattctagagctcctcgtcatgtttgttatctcatcctggactccgaacaacattcggtcaccaaatcatataactcacatAACACATATCGccaatgaatgttaagcgtgcggaccctatgggttcgagaactatgtagacatgaccgagacacctctccggtcaataaccaatagcggaacatggattcccatattggttcatacaaattctacgaagatctttatcagtcgaaccattatgacaacatacgcaattccctttgtctgtcggtatgttacttgcctgggaTTCGATCGTcattatcttcatacctagtttagtctcgttaccggcaagtctcttcactcgttccgtaatAGATCATCTCATAATTAACTCCTTTGTCATTTTCTtgcaggcttattatgatgtgtattaccgagagggcccagagatacctctctgatactcagagtgacaaattccaatcttgatccatgccaactcaacaaacaccttcggagatacctgtagtgcatctttatgatcacccagttacattgtgatgtttgatagcacacaaggtattcccctggtattcgggagttgcatgatctcatagtcaaaggaatatgtatttgacattaagaaagcaacaataataaactgaacgatcatatgctaagctaacggatgggtcttgtccatcacatcattctcctaatgatgtgataccattatcaagtgacaacacatgtctatggttagtaaaccttaaccatctttgatgaacgagcaagtctagtagaggctcactagggacatggtatttgtttatgtatccgcacatgtatttaagtttcgatcaatacaattctagcatgaataataaacctttatcatgaataaggaaatataaaataacaactttattattgcttctagggcatatttcctttagtctcccgcttgcactagagttaataatctagttcacatcgccatgtgattaatacccatagttcacatcgccatgtgactaacatcgaagagtttattagagtcaataatctagttcacatcgccatgtgattgatacccaaagagtactaaggtgtgatcttgttttgcttgtgagagaggtttagtcaacgggtctgccatattcagatccatatgtatttttgaaaatttctatgtctacaatgctctgcatggagctactctagctaattgctcccactttcaatatgtatccagattgagactcaaagtCATCGGAAttgatgtcaaagcttgcatcaacataaccctttacgacaaactctttatcacctccataaccgagaaacatttccttagtcttcTTAGGTAACTAAGAGTAATTTTGACTTaatcgttgtccagtgatccactcctggatcactattgtacccccttgccaaactcatggcaaggcacacaacaggtctggtacacagcatgacatactttatagaacctatggctgagtgatgcctactacacaaccttcttcttgtagacgttgttgggcctgcaagtgcacatgtttgtaggacaatagcaaatttccctcaagtggatgacctaaggtttatcaatccgtgggaggcataggatgaaaatggtgtctctcaaacaaccctgcaaccaaataacaaagagtctcttctgtccccaacacacccaatacaatggtaaattgtataggtgcactagttcggcgaagagatagtgatacaagtgcaatatggatagtagataaaggtttttgtaatctgaaataataaaaacagcaaggtaactaatgataaaagtgagtgtaaacggtattgcaatgataggaaacaaggcctagggttcatactttcactagtgcaagttctctcaacaataataacatagatagatcatataacaatccctcaacatgcaacaaagagtcactccaaagacactaatagcggagaacagacaaagagattatggtagggtacgaaaccacctcaaagttattctttcggatcaatctattcaagagttcgtactagaataacaccttaagacacaaatcaaccaaaaccctaatgtcacctagatactccattgtcacctcaagtatccatgggcatgattatatgatatgcatcacacaatctcagattcatccaaccaacacaaagtacttcaaagagtgccccaaagtttctaccagagagtcaataacgtgtgccaacccctatgcataggttcatgtgcggaacccgcaagttggtcagcaaaacatacatcaagtggcacgtgatatcccattgtcaccacagataaatacggaaagacatacatcaagtgttcccaaagtaaagattcaatccgataagataacttcaagagggaaactcaattcatcacaagagagtagaggggggagaaacatcataagatccaactataatagcaaagctcacgatacatcaagatcgtgccatagagagaacacgagagagagagagagagagagagagagagagagagagagatcaaacacatagctactggtacataccctcagccccgagggtgaactactccctcctcgtcatggatagcgccgggatgatgaagatggccaccggtgatggattccccctccggcagggtgccggaatgggctcccgagaggtttttggtggctacagaggcttgtggcggcagaactccagatctatcttgatttctgatggttttagggtacgtaggcatatataggtgaaagaagtcggtcggggggtactcgaggggtccacgagacagggggccgcagcctgtagggggggcgccccccctatctcctgggctcgtcgagtatcttctgacttgatctctaagcctccaggatgatattcttccaaaaaatcacgatgccgaaggtttcattccgtttgga is a window of Triticum dicoccoides isolate Atlit2015 ecotype Zavitan chromosome 2B, WEW_v2.0, whole genome shotgun sequence DNA encoding:
- the LOC119361024 gene encoding uncharacterized protein LOC119361024: MAYAAAKENKDGRGNNMKWQSFLSTFVLNKMCEIIASRVRTDKGFKEVHLNLVANQVFNFYGQEVTLTQVYNHLRKWRARWITTSKLRDISGASWDEDTCSILLEAEHYQGHVAAHPKDAEFLNTPIQNYHQMQQIFSFSLATGKHAMGSSQPLGSPLPEYPDTRESDTINVDAPEKDGEHVPMLDRKRKRAG